The proteins below are encoded in one region of Podarcis raffonei isolate rPodRaf1 chromosome 6, rPodRaf1.pri, whole genome shotgun sequence:
- the TMEM61 gene encoding transmembrane protein 61, giving the protein MASATLRHGVTITGAILLVTGTLCFAWWSDGEMGAAPSSSEPKIMPDGEVGPVASSSSSSSNAMLRSISFFCCGIGGLLLLFGLLWSANAGIISRRYQYHFSRDLHYSTVEPLEKQTCSTWDPSSIPSYEEALNCQPAENTPNGTQPNSLKETRPPLYQVVDENDTRHAGRRRSSSDSVLFRNILPRLESASWDDSSVACNTPPPSYESVRSCDG; this is encoded by the exons atggcaagtGCTACTTTGCGCCATGGAGTGACCATCACTGGAGCTATCCTGCTGGTGACGGGGACTCTCTGTTTTGCTTGGTGGAGTGATGGCGAGATGGGAGCCGCCCCATCTAGCAGTGAGCCAAAGATCATGCCTGATGGAGAGGTCGGACCAGTGGCaagctcttcttcctcctcatctAATGCAATGCTCAGGTCCATAAGCTTCTTCTGCTGTGGAATTGGcggtctcctcctcctttttggcCTTCTGTGGTCAGCCAATGCAGGGATAATTTCTCGCCGCTATCAGTACCATTTTTCAAGGGACCTTCATTACTCCACTGTGGAGCCTCTTGAGAAACAGACCTGCAG CACCTGGGATCCAAGCAGTATTCCCTCCTATGAAGAAGCCTTGAATTGCCAACCTGCTGAAAACACCCCAAATGGCACACAGCCCAACAGCCTGAAGGAGACCAGGCCCCCCTTGTATCAAGTGGTGGACGAAAATGACACACGCCATGCCGGCCGTAGGCGCAGTTCCTCTGATAGCGTTTTGTTCCGGAATATTCTGCCGAGGCTGGAGTCAGCATCGTGGGACGACTCGAGCGTCGCCTGCAACACTCCGCCCCCTAGCTATGAGAGTGTTCGCTCGTGCGACGGATGA
- the DHCR24 gene encoding delta(24)-sterol reductase yields the protein MGPLLSLGVGLLLLILWARYKGLAYVLVHHRWVFVCLFLLPLSVLFDIYYQFRAWMVQKMHSAPRQHNLRVRNIQEQVREWKKEGLKTYMCTGRPGWLTVSLRVGKYKKTLKNITINLMDILEVDTERMVVRVEPLVTMGQLTAHLNPIGWTIPVVPELDDLTVGGLIMGTGIESSSHIYGLFQHSCVAYELVLADGSHVRCTPEENSDLFYAVPWSCGTLGFLVAAEIKMIPAKKYVKLHYEPVRGLKTICKRFAEESEKKENHFVEGLVYSLEEAVIMTGVLTNEADHSKINRIGCYYKPWFFKHVENYLKANKTGTEYIPARQYYHRHTRSIFWELQDIIPFGNNPVFRYLFGWMVPPKISLLKLTQGEAIRKLYEQHHVVQDMMVPMKSLEQCIETFHSDIKVYPLWLCPFILPNNPGMIHPKGDEAELYVDVGAYGEPKTKYFEAKASTRQIEKFVRSVHGFQMLYADCYMTREEFWEMFDGSLYHKLRKQLHCNDAFPEVYDKICKSARH from the exons ATGGGTCCTCTGCTGTCTCTCGGGGTCGGGCTTCTGCTGCTCATCCTGTGGGCCCGCTACAAGGGGCTCGCGTACGTTCTGGTCCACCACCGCTGGGTCTTCGTCTGCCTCTTCCTGCTGCCCCTCTCCGTGCTCTTCGACATCTACTACCAGTTCCGCGCCTGGATGGTGCAGAAGATGCACAGCGCGCCCCGGCAGCACAACCTGCGTGTTCGCAACATCCAGGAGCAG GTAcgagaatggaaaaaagaagggcTAAAAACATATATGTGCACAGGACGTCCTGGCTGGCTTACAGTGTCTCTTCGTGTTGGAAAGTACAAGAAGACGCTTAAAAATATAACAATCAACTTGATGGATATTCTGGAAGTGGACACTGAGAGAATG GTTGTCCGTGTGGAACCCTTGGTCACAATGGGACAATTAACAGCACACCTCAACCCCATAGGCTGGACTATTCCAGTGGTACCAGAACTTGATGACCTTACTGTAG GTGGTTTGATCATGGGGACTGGTATTGAATCGTCCTCCCACATCTATGGACTGTTTCAGCATTCCTGCGTGGCCTATGAACTTGTTCTTGCTGATGGGAGCCATGTGAGATGTACACCG GAGGAGAACTCAGACCTATTTTATGCAGTTCCTTGGTCTTGTGGCACACTGGGCTTCCTGGTGGCAGCAGAAATAAAAATGATCCCAGCGAAAAAATATGTGAAGCTGCATTATGAGCCTGTGAGAGGACTGAAGACAATCTGCAAGAGATTTGCTGAAGAATCTGAGAAGAAAGAAAACCATTTTGTGGAGGGTCTGGTTTATTCTTTAGAAGAAGCTGTCATAATGACCGGAGTTTTGACCAATGAAGCTGATCATAGTAAG ATCAACAGAATTGGGTGCTACTACAAGCCATGGTTTTTCAAGCATGTGGAGAACTATCTAAAGGCTAACAAGACGGGAACGGAATATATCCCTGCAAGGCAATACTATCACAGGCATACACGGAGCATATTCTGGGAGCTCCAG GATATCATCCCATTTGGCAATAACCCTGTTTTCCGCTACCTGTTTGGTTGGATGGTTCCTCCTAAAATCTCCCTCTTAAAACTGACCCAAGGAGAAGCAATTCGGAAGCTCTATGAGCAGCATCACGTTGTACAAGACATGATGGTCCCCATGAAAAGCCTTGAGCAATGTATCGAAACCTTCCACAGTGACATCAAA GTTTATCCTCTGTGGCTCTGCCCCTTCATCTTGCCCAATAACCCTGGCATGATCCACCCAAAAGGAGATGAAGCAGAGCTCTATGTGGATGTGGGAGCCTACGGAGAGCCCAAAACAAAATACTTCGAAGCTAAGGCTTCCACCAGGCAAATAGAAAAGTTTGTAAGGAGTGTTCATGG TTTTCAGATGTTGTATGCTGATTGCTATATGACCCGtgaggaattctgggaaatgtttgATGGCTCGCTGTACCACAAGCTGAGGAAGCAACTTCATTGTAATGATGCTTTTCCAGAGGTGTATGATAAAATCTGCAAATCTGCAAGACATTAA